In Listeria monocytogenes, the following proteins share a genomic window:
- the nusB gene encoding transcription antitermination factor NusB, translating into MKRREAREKALQALFQIELNEMSLDQAIKNIMEDEQDDYMEKLVEGVMANKAEIDAIIEPNLDNWRIDRLSKVDLSLLRLSVYEIKYLDDVPNRVSLNESIEIAKIYSDEKSSKFINGVLANIAPEDK; encoded by the coding sequence ATGAAAAGAAGAGAGGCGCGCGAGAAAGCACTTCAAGCACTATTCCAAATAGAGCTAAACGAAATGTCGCTAGATCAAGCAATTAAAAACATCATGGAAGACGAGCAAGACGACTATATGGAAAAATTAGTCGAAGGTGTAATGGCGAATAAAGCTGAAATTGATGCTATTATTGAGCCTAACTTAGACAATTGGCGTATAGATCGTTTGAGTAAAGTAGATTTATCTTTACTTCGCTTGAGTGTTTATGAGATTAAGTACTTGGATGATGTGCCAAATAGAGTTAGTTTAAATGAATCCATCGAAATTGCAAAAATTTACAGCGATGAAAAATCAAGTAAATTTATTAATGGCGTACTTGCTAATATTGCACCGGAAGATAAATAA
- the xseA gene encoding exodeoxyribonuclease VII large subunit produces the protein MEQDKYLTVAAITKYIEKKFEVDPYMKQVFVRGEISNLKQPASGHLYFTVKDEFAMLRSVMFHKAVQKIGFVPEDGMNVLITGRIGVFTKAGRYQFYAEHMEPDGVGALYIQLEQLKSQLEKEGLFAETHKKVLPSFPSKVAVVTSKTGAAVRDILTTIHRRMPSVEVIVYPTIVQGEKAAQKIVENIGKINQRNDIDVMIIGRGGGSLEELWAFNEEPVVRAVYDSDVPVISAVGHETDFALSDFSADVRAATPTAAAELAVPDYRDLEERLAERKYRLLAVTRQVLERKERSLEQLKQHLILNGPKHQLEQQMERTDYFSERLNNAFSKQIFVKQTAFDRLNDRLHYYHPNKEIELQKEQMTLRLQALDKAMKQLLKDKQQSFFRQVDALEHLSPLSLLKRGFGVTYKENTLVKSVQELEVGDNIQVKMQGGQIEALITAKEEDTSGN, from the coding sequence ATGGAGCAAGATAAATATTTGACGGTAGCAGCAATAACCAAATATATCGAAAAAAAGTTTGAAGTAGATCCTTACATGAAGCAAGTTTTTGTGCGCGGTGAAATTTCTAATTTAAAACAACCAGCGAGTGGACATCTATATTTTACGGTAAAAGATGAATTTGCGATGCTTCGTTCTGTCATGTTTCACAAAGCAGTTCAAAAAATTGGTTTTGTCCCAGAAGATGGTATGAATGTCCTTATCACAGGACGAATTGGCGTATTTACAAAAGCTGGTCGCTATCAGTTTTATGCAGAACATATGGAACCAGATGGCGTCGGAGCGCTTTATATTCAATTAGAGCAATTAAAATCGCAATTGGAAAAGGAAGGGCTTTTTGCGGAAACGCATAAAAAAGTGCTTCCTTCTTTCCCGTCCAAAGTCGCTGTCGTTACGTCCAAAACTGGTGCGGCTGTTCGTGATATACTAACCACCATTCATCGAAGGATGCCTTCTGTGGAAGTGATTGTTTATCCAACTATTGTTCAAGGGGAGAAAGCAGCTCAAAAAATTGTCGAAAACATCGGCAAGATTAATCAGCGAAATGATATTGATGTTATGATTATTGGGCGCGGTGGTGGTTCGCTTGAAGAACTATGGGCTTTTAATGAAGAACCTGTTGTTCGAGCAGTATATGATTCCGATGTACCTGTAATTTCAGCGGTCGGACATGAAACTGATTTTGCATTAAGCGATTTTTCTGCAGATGTACGAGCTGCAACGCCAACTGCGGCGGCAGAACTTGCTGTCCCAGATTATCGCGATTTAGAAGAACGATTAGCAGAACGTAAATACCGTTTGCTCGCAGTTACCAGACAAGTATTAGAAAGAAAAGAACGGTCACTAGAGCAACTTAAACAACACTTGATTCTAAATGGTCCGAAACATCAATTAGAACAGCAAATGGAACGTACAGATTATTTTTCCGAACGATTAAATAATGCTTTTTCTAAACAAATATTTGTTAAGCAAACAGCTTTTGACCGGTTAAATGATCGGCTCCATTACTACCATCCGAACAAAGAAATTGAACTTCAAAAAGAACAAATGACATTACGCCTTCAAGCGTTGGATAAAGCGATGAAGCAACTTTTGAAAGACAAGCAACAATCTTTCTTTAGGCAAGTAGATGCGCTAGAGCATTTGAGTCCTCTTTCTTTATTGAAACGAGGATTTGGTGTAACGTATAAAGAGAATACGCTGGTCAAATCAGTGCAGGAGCTTGAAGTCGGCGATAATATCCAAGTGAAAATGCAAGGCGGACAGATAGAGGCACTCATTACCGCGAAGGAGGAAGATACAAGTGGCAACTAA
- the dxs gene encoding 1-deoxy-D-xylulose-5-phosphate synthase has protein sequence MSCFYLDLLKIKDPSFMKQLDIQELEALAADIRAFLITSTSKSGGHIGPNLGVVELTIALHYTFNSPKDKFIWDVGHQSYVHKILTGRANQFDTLRQHGGLDGFPKRKESSHDVFETGHSSTSLSAAAGMVIARDIKKEDFYVIPVIGDGALTGGMALEALNHIGDMGKDMIVILNDNDMSIAPNVGALHNVLGKLRTSDKFQQTKTNIDKLMRKIPTAGEKLADATEKAKDSIKHLLVEGTFFEELGFMYLGPIDGHNLEDIITNLEFAKHTKGPVLLHIVTKKGKGYQPAELDSRGTWHGTGPYKVETGSFIKPVKKSSSWSSIISNELMRLAAMDERIVAITPAMPVGSKLEKFAKAFPERFFDVGIAEQHATTMAGGLATQGMKPFLAIYSTFLQRAYDQLVHDICRQKLNVVIGIDRAGLVGADGETHQGIFDISFLNSIPNMTITMPKDETEARRLMDTAFAYDDGPFAIRYPRGDGPGTLLSESTELIPIGQWETLIQPVDAVILTFGPTIPLALQASKQLESEGRRVGVINARYIKPLDESLLHHILKQKIPILTVEESLLKGGFGSSVLEFIEANNYTDVIIHRIGLPDEFISHGSVPLILESYGISNAGIVLKIKEMLAQSEKLRAKRL, from the coding sequence GTGAGTTGTTTTTATTTGGATCTTTTAAAAATAAAGGATCCTTCCTTTATGAAGCAATTGGATATACAAGAATTAGAAGCACTTGCGGCGGATATTCGCGCTTTTTTAATTACTTCTACTTCCAAATCAGGTGGGCATATTGGCCCGAATCTGGGTGTGGTAGAACTAACCATTGCGTTGCATTATACTTTTAATAGTCCAAAAGATAAATTTATTTGGGATGTTGGTCACCAATCATATGTGCACAAAATCCTAACTGGAAGGGCAAACCAATTTGATACTTTACGTCAGCACGGTGGCTTAGATGGATTTCCAAAACGGAAAGAATCTAGTCACGATGTGTTTGAAACAGGACATAGCTCCACTTCTTTATCTGCAGCTGCTGGCATGGTCATCGCGAGAGACATAAAAAAAGAAGACTTTTATGTAATCCCGGTAATTGGTGACGGCGCGTTAACTGGAGGTATGGCCTTAGAAGCTTTAAATCATATTGGTGATATGGGCAAGGATATGATTGTTATCTTAAATGATAATGATATGTCTATCGCGCCTAATGTTGGAGCGCTCCACAATGTCCTTGGGAAATTAAGAACATCTGACAAATTTCAGCAAACTAAAACGAATATAGATAAACTGATGCGTAAAATCCCGACAGCTGGTGAAAAATTGGCCGACGCCACCGAGAAAGCAAAAGATAGTATAAAACACTTGCTTGTAGAAGGAACTTTTTTTGAAGAATTAGGTTTTATGTATCTTGGACCTATTGATGGGCACAATTTAGAAGACATTATTACTAACTTAGAATTTGCCAAGCATACAAAAGGTCCTGTATTGCTCCATATCGTTACGAAAAAAGGAAAAGGGTACCAACCGGCCGAATTGGATTCTCGTGGCACATGGCACGGCACAGGTCCTTATAAAGTCGAAACAGGTAGCTTCATTAAGCCTGTTAAGAAATCATCGTCATGGAGTTCTATCATCAGCAATGAATTAATGCGATTAGCAGCCATGGATGAACGTATTGTTGCGATAACTCCTGCAATGCCTGTTGGTTCAAAATTAGAAAAGTTTGCTAAAGCTTTCCCAGAACGCTTTTTCGATGTTGGGATTGCTGAACAACATGCGACAACAATGGCGGGAGGTTTAGCGACACAGGGTATGAAACCGTTTCTTGCGATATACTCCACCTTTTTACAAAGAGCCTATGATCAGTTAGTCCATGATATTTGTCGGCAGAAATTGAATGTCGTAATTGGGATTGATAGAGCAGGGCTTGTAGGAGCAGACGGGGAAACGCATCAGGGTATTTTTGATATTTCTTTTTTGAATAGTATTCCGAATATGACTATCACGATGCCAAAAGATGAAACGGAAGCAAGACGATTAATGGATACAGCTTTTGCATATGATGATGGGCCGTTTGCGATTCGTTATCCGCGTGGAGATGGACCAGGCACATTGCTTTCTGAATCTACTGAGCTGATTCCAATCGGACAGTGGGAAACGCTCATTCAACCGGTTGATGCGGTTATTTTAACTTTTGGGCCAACTATTCCACTAGCACTTCAAGCATCTAAACAACTAGAATCTGAAGGACGCCGGGTTGGAGTAATTAATGCACGCTACATTAAACCGCTAGACGAATCATTACTACATCACATTTTAAAGCAAAAAATTCCCATTTTAACAGTGGAAGAATCATTATTAAAAGGCGGATTTGGTTCGAGTGTGTTAGAATTTATTGAGGCGAATAATTATACGGATGTAATAATACACCGAATTGGATTACCGGACGAATTTATTAGCCATGGTTCCGTGCCACTAATCTTGGAATCATATGGTATATCGAATGCTGGAATTGTATTAAAAATAAAAGAAATGCTCGCACAAAGCGAGAAGTTAAGGGCGAAGAGACTATGA
- a CDS encoding TlyA family RNA methyltransferase: MTIKKERADILLVEQGLFETREKAKRAIMAGIVYQKEERVDKPGEKIPVDSELQVKGKQMPYVSRGGLKLEKALQVFDFDVKDKLMLDIGASTGGFTDCALQNGARHSYALDVGYNQLAWKLRNDDRVTVMERTNFRHVTPADFSEGLADFATIDVSFISLKLILPVLRTVLVTGGDVMTLIKPQFEAGREQVGKKGIIRDPAVHTSVVENIVQFALDNGYDLMGLDFSPITGGEGNIEFIAHLKWTGEEKGTSHLESDAITKLIAKAHTKLGK, translated from the coding sequence ATGACAATAAAAAAAGAACGTGCAGATATTCTGCTAGTAGAACAAGGATTATTTGAAACGAGAGAAAAAGCAAAACGCGCTATAATGGCGGGAATTGTTTACCAAAAAGAAGAGCGGGTCGATAAACCTGGAGAAAAAATCCCAGTGGACAGCGAACTTCAAGTCAAAGGAAAACAAATGCCCTATGTTAGTCGTGGTGGTTTGAAATTGGAAAAAGCATTGCAAGTATTTGACTTTGATGTAAAAGATAAATTAATGCTTGATATTGGAGCCTCTACAGGCGGCTTCACTGACTGTGCTTTACAAAATGGGGCAAGACATTCTTATGCGCTCGATGTTGGCTATAATCAGCTTGCATGGAAGCTGCGCAACGATGATCGTGTTACCGTGATGGAACGAACTAACTTCCGTCATGTAACGCCAGCTGATTTTTCCGAAGGTTTAGCAGATTTTGCAACAATTGATGTATCCTTTATTTCACTGAAACTAATTTTACCTGTGCTTAGAACCGTGCTTGTGACAGGTGGCGATGTGATGACACTTATCAAACCGCAATTTGAAGCAGGTCGGGAGCAAGTCGGTAAAAAAGGAATTATCCGTGACCCAGCAGTACACACATCGGTAGTTGAAAATATCGTTCAATTTGCGCTCGATAATGGTTATGATTTGATGGGACTTGATTTTTCACCTATAACTGGTGGAGAAGGAAACATCGAATTTATCGCACATCTTAAATGGACTGGCGAAGAAAAAGGAACAAGCCATTTAGAATCTGATGCAATTACAAAACTTATTGCCAAAGCACATACTAAATTAGGTAAATAA
- the accC gene encoding acetyl-CoA carboxylase biotin carboxylase subunit, with the protein MIKKVLVANRGEIAVRIIRAAKELGVETVAIYSEADKEALHIQLADEAYCVGPAATKDSYLNMSNIISLAVLTNCDAIHPGYGFLAENADFAELCEDCNITFIGPSASAISQMGTKDVARETMRKAGVPIVPGSQGIVKDVEDGKKIAKKIGYPVIIKATAGGGGKGIRVAENEEKLISGIQTTQQEAEAAFGDPGVYLEKYIQDFRHVEIQVLADNHGNVIHLGERDCSIQRRLQKLIEESPSPAIDEKTRQKMGKAAVKAAKAVNYSGAGTIEFIFDHHENNFYFMEMNTRIQVEHPVTELVTGVDLVKQQFLVASGEELQIKQSDVKLTGWAMECRINAENPEKNFMPAPGEIKFYLPPGGLGVRIDSAAYPNYKIPPYYDSMIAKVICYAETREEVIQKMKRALSEFAIDGIPSTIPFHLRVLDNDVFLSGDFNTKFLEQNDVMNLSKEG; encoded by the coding sequence ATGATTAAAAAAGTACTGGTAGCGAACCGTGGAGAAATCGCTGTCCGTATCATTCGCGCTGCAAAAGAACTTGGAGTGGAGACAGTGGCGATTTATTCGGAAGCAGATAAAGAAGCGCTACATATTCAGCTGGCGGATGAAGCTTATTGTGTAGGTCCCGCGGCAACAAAAGATAGTTATTTAAATATGTCCAACATTATTAGTCTGGCAGTTTTAACGAACTGTGATGCTATTCACCCAGGCTATGGTTTCTTAGCCGAAAATGCAGATTTCGCGGAGTTATGCGAAGACTGTAATATTACTTTTATCGGACCAAGTGCTTCTGCTATTTCGCAAATGGGAACAAAAGATGTTGCTCGAGAAACGATGCGTAAAGCAGGTGTTCCAATTGTTCCTGGTTCACAAGGAATCGTTAAGGATGTAGAAGATGGCAAAAAAATCGCTAAGAAAATCGGTTATCCGGTTATCATTAAAGCAACAGCTGGCGGTGGCGGTAAAGGTATCCGTGTAGCAGAAAATGAAGAGAAATTAATTTCTGGCATTCAAACTACCCAACAAGAAGCCGAAGCCGCATTTGGTGATCCTGGCGTTTACTTAGAAAAATATATTCAAGATTTTCGCCATGTAGAAATTCAAGTGCTTGCTGATAACCATGGTAACGTTATTCATTTAGGAGAACGTGATTGTAGTATTCAACGCCGCTTACAAAAGCTAATTGAAGAATCACCATCACCTGCCATTGATGAAAAAACTCGCCAAAAAATGGGGAAAGCTGCTGTTAAAGCTGCCAAAGCCGTGAATTATTCTGGCGCAGGAACGATTGAATTCATTTTCGATCACCATGAAAATAATTTCTACTTTATGGAAATGAATACGCGTATCCAAGTAGAACACCCGGTAACCGAGCTTGTTACTGGTGTTGATTTAGTGAAACAACAATTTCTAGTTGCTTCTGGGGAAGAACTACAAATTAAACAATCAGATGTGAAATTAACAGGTTGGGCGATGGAATGTCGGATTAACGCTGAAAATCCAGAGAAAAACTTTATGCCTGCTCCAGGAGAAATTAAATTTTATCTTCCTCCAGGTGGCTTAGGTGTCCGGATTGATTCAGCAGCTTATCCAAACTACAAAATCCCACCATACTATGATTCGATGATTGCTAAAGTAATCTGCTACGCGGAAACACGGGAAGAAGTGATTCAAAAAATGAAACGTGCGTTGTCCGAATTTGCCATTGATGGTATTCCTTCAACCATTCCGTTCCATTTACGTGTATTAGATAATGATGTGTTTTTATCGGGCGACTTCAATACCAAATTCTTGGAGCAAAATGATGTAATGAATCTTTCTAAGGAGGGCTAA
- the ahrC gene encoding transcriptional regulator AhrC/ArgR: MNKGHRHIIIRELITSNEIDTQEDLVELLLERDVKVTQATVSRDIKELHLVKVPTQTGGYKYSLPADNSFNPHQKLKRALIDCFIGIDNVQFMIILKVMPGNGNSVGALIDNLDWPEKAGTICGDDTCLIICRSEENAKTLTDRFIDML; the protein is encoded by the coding sequence ATGAATAAAGGTCATCGTCATATTATTATTCGAGAATTGATTACATCTAATGAGATTGACACGCAAGAAGATTTAGTAGAACTTCTGTTAGAACGCGATGTTAAAGTCACCCAGGCAACTGTTTCCCGTGATATTAAAGAACTTCATCTTGTTAAAGTTCCAACACAAACAGGTGGTTACAAATACAGTCTACCTGCCGATAATAGTTTTAACCCACATCAAAAATTAAAACGCGCTTTGATTGATTGCTTTATTGGCATTGATAACGTGCAATTTATGATTATTTTAAAAGTAATGCCTGGAAATGGAAACTCGGTTGGTGCATTAATCGATAACTTGGACTGGCCGGAAAAAGCCGGGACTATTTGCGGAGATGACACTTGTTTAATTATTTGTCGCTCGGAAGAAAATGCGAAAACATTAACAGATCGTTTTATAGATATGCTTTAA
- a CDS encoding cold-shock protein produces the protein MEQGTVKWFNAEKGFGFIERENGDDVFVHFSAIQGDGFKSLDEGQAVTFDVEEGQRGPQAANVQKA, from the coding sequence ATGGAACAAGGTACAGTAAAATGGTTTAACGCAGAAAAAGGATTTGGTTTTATCGAACGCGAAAACGGTGACGATGTATTCGTACATTTCAGCGCTATCCAAGGCGACGGATTCAAATCTTTAGACGAAGGTCAAGCAGTAACTTTCGACGTTGAAGAAGGCCAACGCGGACCTCAAGCAGCTAACGTTCAAAAAGCGTAA
- the folD gene encoding bifunctional methylenetetrahydrofolate dehydrogenase/methenyltetrahydrofolate cyclohydrolase FolD, whose amino-acid sequence MGEIIDGKKLAKEIQEKVTREVAELVKEGKKPGLAVVLVGDNQASRTYVRNKQKRTEEAGMKSVLIELPENVTEEKLLSVVEELNEDKTIHGILVQLPLPEHISEEKVIDTISYDKDVDGFHPVNVGNLFIGKDSFVPCTPAGIIELIKSTGTQIEGKRAVVIGRSNIVGKPVAQLLLNENATVTIAHSRTKDLPQVAKEADILVVATGLAKFVKKDYIKPGAIVIDVGMDRDENNKLCGDVDFDDVVEEAGFITPVPGGVGPMTITMLLANTLKAAKRIWKMN is encoded by the coding sequence ATGGGAGAAATTATTGATGGCAAAAAGTTAGCAAAAGAAATTCAAGAAAAAGTAACAAGAGAAGTAGCTGAATTAGTAAAAGAAGGTAAGAAACCAGGTCTTGCTGTTGTGCTCGTTGGCGACAATCAAGCATCTCGTACATATGTAAGAAATAAACAAAAACGGACAGAAGAAGCGGGGATGAAATCCGTTTTAATTGAACTTCCAGAAAATGTAACAGAAGAAAAATTACTATCTGTTGTAGAGGAGCTTAACGAAGATAAAACTATTCATGGCATCCTCGTGCAGTTACCATTACCAGAACACATTTCAGAAGAAAAAGTAATTGATACTATTAGCTATGACAAAGATGTTGACGGTTTCCATCCAGTGAATGTAGGTAATTTATTCATCGGAAAAGATTCTTTTGTTCCTTGTACACCTGCAGGGATTATTGAACTTATAAAATCAACCGGCACTCAAATAGAAGGCAAACGCGCTGTCGTTATTGGTAGAAGTAATATCGTAGGAAAACCAGTAGCTCAATTACTGTTAAATGAAAATGCGACAGTTACCATCGCGCACAGCCGTACAAAAGATTTACCTCAAGTAGCGAAAGAAGCAGATATTCTTGTTGTAGCGACAGGTCTAGCGAAATTCGTGAAAAAAGATTATATCAAACCAGGCGCGATTGTTATTGATGTTGGCATGGATCGCGATGAAAACAATAAGCTATGCGGTGATGTGGACTTTGATGATGTGGTAGAAGAAGCAGGATTTATCACGCCGGTACCAGGTGGCGTTGGCCCGATGACTATCACGATGCTACTTGCGAACACATTAAAAGCCGCAAAACGCATTTGGAAAATGAATTGA
- the efp gene encoding elongation factor P → MISVNDFKTGLTIEVDNGIWRVLDFQHVKPGKGAAFVRSKLRNLRTGAIQEKTFRGGEKVAKAQIDNRKMAYLYADGTNHVFMDNESYEQIELPEDQIAHELKFLKENMEINIIMYQGETIGIDLPNTVELVVTATDPGIKGDTSSGGSKPATLETGLVVQVPFFVNEGDKLVINTTEAAYVSRA, encoded by the coding sequence ATGATTTCAGTAAATGACTTTAAAACAGGGTTAACAATAGAAGTAGATAATGGTATTTGGCGTGTGCTAGATTTTCAACATGTAAAACCCGGAAAAGGAGCAGCATTCGTTCGTTCCAAATTACGTAACCTTCGCACAGGTGCAATCCAAGAAAAAACATTCCGTGGTGGCGAAAAAGTAGCAAAAGCGCAAATCGACAACCGTAAAATGGCCTACTTGTATGCTGACGGCACAAATCACGTATTCATGGATAATGAGTCTTATGAACAAATTGAGCTTCCAGAAGACCAAATTGCTCATGAACTTAAATTCCTAAAAGAAAATATGGAAATTAATATTATCATGTATCAAGGCGAAACAATCGGTATTGATTTACCTAACACAGTAGAATTAGTTGTTACTGCAACTGATCCTGGAATTAAAGGTGATACTTCTTCAGGCGGTTCTAAACCAGCCACGCTTGAAACTGGTCTTGTTGTTCAAGTGCCATTTTTCGTTAATGAAGGAGACAAACTAGTAATTAATACAACCGAAGCGGCGTATGTTTCTCGGGCGTAA
- a CDS encoding Asp23/Gls24 family envelope stress response protein, with the protein MAYTKDLRKQNDAPLGKIEIAPEVIGVIAGLAASEIENVAYMQGGFATEMREKFSGAVNYRKGVKVELTEEGILIELYCTVLFGATIPLVAQNIQDAVRDTIFNMTGLNVLEINVHIVGVQFEKTETLSFDDFEL; encoded by the coding sequence ATGGCTTATACAAAAGATTTGCGTAAACAAAATGATGCACCGCTTGGCAAAATTGAGATTGCACCTGAAGTAATTGGCGTAATTGCTGGTCTTGCTGCAAGTGAAATCGAAAATGTTGCTTATATGCAAGGTGGCTTTGCGACAGAAATGCGCGAAAAATTCAGTGGTGCTGTAAACTATCGTAAAGGCGTAAAAGTAGAACTAACCGAAGAAGGAATTCTAATCGAACTTTATTGTACAGTCTTATTTGGCGCAACAATTCCACTTGTTGCTCAAAATATTCAAGATGCTGTCAGAGATACCATTTTTAATATGACTGGGTTAAATGTACTCGAAATCAACGTTCATATCGTTGGTGTACAATTTGAAAAAACAGAAACACTTTCCTTCGATGATTTTGAGCTATAA
- a CDS encoding polyprenyl synthetase family protein: MQDLTLFLEQYKKIIDESLFKEISERKIEPTLKESMLYSVQAGGKRIRPMLVFATLQALKVNPLLGVKTATALEMIHTYSLIHDDLPAMDNDDYRRGKYTNHKVFGDATAILAGDALLTLAFSILAEDENLSFETRIALINQISFSSGAEGMVGGQLADMEAENKQVTLEELSSIHARKTGELLIFAVTSAAKIAEADPEQTKRLRIFAENIGIGFQISDDILDVIGDETKMGKKTGADAFLNKSTYPGLLTLDGAKRALNEHVTIAKSALSGHDFDDEILLQLADLIALREN; this comes from the coding sequence TTGCAAGATTTAACCCTTTTTCTAGAACAATATAAAAAAATCATCGACGAGTCCCTTTTTAAAGAAATAAGTGAGCGGAAAATCGAACCTACTTTAAAAGAATCCATGTTATATTCTGTTCAAGCAGGCGGAAAACGGATTCGCCCCATGCTCGTTTTTGCTACGCTTCAAGCCTTAAAAGTTAATCCACTTTTAGGTGTGAAAACAGCAACGGCATTAGAAATGATTCATACGTATAGCCTTATCCATGATGATTTGCCTGCAATGGATAATGATGACTATCGTCGCGGCAAATACACTAATCATAAAGTTTTTGGGGATGCAACAGCGATTTTGGCAGGAGACGCTTTACTAACGCTTGCTTTTTCTATTTTAGCGGAAGACGAAAATTTATCTTTTGAAACACGCATTGCTTTGATTAACCAAATCAGTTTTAGTAGTGGTGCAGAAGGAATGGTTGGCGGTCAACTTGCAGATATGGAAGCGGAAAATAAACAAGTGACATTAGAAGAGCTATCATCCATCCATGCACGGAAGACAGGCGAATTATTAATTTTTGCCGTAACTTCTGCTGCGAAAATTGCAGAAGCGGATCCGGAACAAACGAAAAGATTACGGATTTTTGCGGAAAATATTGGGATTGGATTTCAAATTAGCGACGATATTTTGGACGTAATTGGCGATGAAACGAAAATGGGTAAAAAGACAGGGGCGGACGCTTTTCTGAATAAAAGTACCTATCCCGGATTACTCACGCTTGATGGTGCTAAAAGGGCATTAAATGAGCATGTGACGATTGCAAAGTCAGCGCTTTCAGGACATGATTTTGATGACGAAATTCTCTTGCAACTTGCTGATTTAATCGCACTTAGAGAAAATTAA
- the accB gene encoding acetyl-CoA carboxylase biotin carboxyl carrier protein: MLSIDEIKQLIELIDESTLDEFELETKDSKILLKKNKTVVAAAVQEAPIAITQAPAQAAPVAQAQPAAPQAEANTAEDASLEVITSPMVGTFYASASPEDANFVSVGSKVSAQSVVCIVEAMKLFNEITADIDGEIAEILVSSGELVEFGQPLFKVRKK; the protein is encoded by the coding sequence ATGTTATCAATAGATGAAATTAAACAGCTAATCGAGCTGATTGACGAGTCAACCCTAGATGAATTTGAGTTAGAAACGAAAGATAGTAAGATTTTGCTTAAAAAGAATAAAACGGTTGTTGCTGCAGCAGTCCAAGAAGCACCAATTGCTATCACACAAGCACCAGCTCAGGCTGCACCAGTAGCACAAGCTCAACCAGCTGCTCCTCAAGCGGAAGCAAATACAGCGGAAGATGCTAGTTTAGAAGTCATTACATCTCCAATGGTTGGGACTTTTTATGCGTCTGCTTCACCAGAAGATGCTAATTTTGTTAGCGTTGGATCTAAAGTATCTGCGCAATCTGTTGTATGTATTGTAGAAGCAATGAAATTATTCAATGAAATTACTGCTGATATCGACGGAGAAATCGCAGAAATTCTTGTTTCAAGTGGCGAATTAGTCGAATTTGGACAACCACTATTCAAAGTTAGAAAAAAATAA
- a CDS encoding exodeoxyribonuclease VII small subunit has translation MATKKKTFEEAIAELETIVEALENGSASLEDSLDMYQKGIELTKLCQDKLQSAEKRMAKVVTDAGEEIPFEADGE, from the coding sequence GTGGCAACTAAAAAGAAAACTTTTGAAGAAGCAATAGCAGAATTAGAAACAATCGTAGAAGCGCTCGAAAATGGTAGCGCCTCACTCGAAGATTCTCTCGATATGTATCAAAAAGGAATCGAACTAACTAAATTGTGCCAAGATAAATTACAATCAGCCGAAAAACGAATGGCAAAAGTAGTCACAGATGCAGGAGAAGAAATTCCTTTTGAAGCGGATGGTGAATAA